One Methylosarcina fibrata AML-C10 DNA segment encodes these proteins:
- a CDS encoding IS630 family transposase (programmed frameshift), translating to MPALKYKVNLTEDEKRGLEAMINKGKAAARHLTRARILLKAAAGIQDKDIIQALGVSESMVLTTRQRCVEEGPEAALKERPRPGRAPKLTEKQAAHIIALACSEAPTGHDHWTLRLLADKVVELAYADRCSYETIRQLLKKHSLKPWQKQEWCIPEVSAEFVAAMEDVLDLYEEPYDPLRPVVCFDESPKQLIAEVRQPLPPEPGQPARYDTGYERKGVCDLMMICEPKRGFRQVDITARRTKIEFAHSMKHIAELYPDAAVIRVVLDNLNTHKMASLYEAFPAEQARELARRLEFHYTPKHGSWLNIAEIELAVLSNMCLSQRIPDTESLRREVEANILPRNTKATPVNWRFTTQQARRKLARLYPCVSS from the exons ATGCCAGCTCTTAAATACAAAGTCAATCTGACTGAAGACGAAAAGCGTGGCTTGGAAGCCATGATCAACAAAGGAAAAGCCGCGGCACGCCATCTGACACGCGCGCGAATTTTATTAAAAGCGGCAGCGGGTATTCAGGATAAAGACATTATCCAAGCTTTGGGTGTCTCGGAATCAATGGTGTTGACGACGCGCCAACGGTGTGTGGAAGAAGGCCCGGAAGCCGCCCTGAAAGAACGCCCCCGTCCAGGACGTGCCCCAAAACTGACGGAGAAGCAGGCCGCCCATATTATCGCCTTGGCTTGTAGTGAGGCGCCGACAGGGCATGATCACTGGACCTTGCGGTTGTTGGCGGACAAAGTGGTGGAATTAGCGTATGCCGACCGTTGCAGCTATGAAACCATCCGTCAGCTTTTAAAAAAACACTC TCTCAAACCCTGGCAGAAGCAAGAGTGGTGCATTCCCGAGGTGAGTGCTGAATTTGTCGCGGCGATGGAAGACGTGCTGGACCTTTATGAAGAACCCTACGATCCGTTGCGCCCGGTTGTGTGTTTCGACGAAAGTCCGAAGCAACTCATTGCGGAAGTCCGCCAACCTCTCCCGCCTGAGCCCGGTCAACCGGCCCGCTATGACACCGGCTATGAACGGAAAGGCGTCTGCGATTTGATGATGATCTGCGAACCTAAACGCGGTTTTCGGCAGGTGGACATCACCGCGCGGCGGACCAAAATCGAATTCGCGCACAGCATGAAGCATATCGCTGAACTTTATCCGGACGCGGCGGTGATCCGGGTGGTGCTGGACAATCTGAATACCCATAAAATGGCGTCTTTGTATGAAGCCTTTCCAGCAGAGCAAGCCCGTGAATTGGCGCGACGGCTGGAGTTCCACTACACGCCCAAGCATGGCAGTTGGCTAAACATCGCTGAGATCGAACTGGCCGTCTTGTCGAACATGTGTTTATCACAGCGGATACCGGACACAGAGAGCCTCCGGCGTGAGGTCGAAGCCAATATCCTACCGCGCAACACCAAGGCGACGCCCGTCAATTGGCGATTTACGACGCAACAGGCACGACGTAAACTGGCTCGCCTGTATCCTTGTGTTTCTTCGTGA
- a CDS encoding heavy-metal-associated domain-containing protein, whose amino-acid sequence MTESVELTVTGMKCGGCETNVKAKLNSIDGVLSVEASSKEKKVSVEFEESKTDLEAIKTAIAEAGFTVE is encoded by the coding sequence ATGACTGAATCTGTAGAATTGACGGTGACCGGAATGAAATGCGGCGGCTGCGAAACCAACGTCAAAGCAAAACTGAATTCGATCGACGGCGTATTGTCGGTGGAGGCGTCCAGCAAAGAAAAGAAAGTCAGCGTCGAATTCGAAGAGAGCAAAACCGATCTTGAGGCCATCAAGACCGCGATCGCCGAGGCCGGCTTTACCGTCGAATAA
- the hflD gene encoding high frequency lysogenization protein HflD translates to MQLNTITNQTIALAGIAQAAALVQQLATTGKADTDAMEASIASILKIDSDSVTDVYGGLAGVRLGLEQLNRQMTGYKIANPEQARYSATLVYLEQQLAKRQDLLKTIRTGVVKAQAQSEHFGPMHENVLASLADTYHSTISTLQPRIMVNGEQHYLTRPDVVNKIRSILLAGIRSVILWRQCGGSRWKFLFYRKKIQNELKSLLARVEPSP, encoded by the coding sequence ATGCAGCTCAACACCATTACCAACCAAACTATCGCGCTGGCGGGAATCGCGCAGGCGGCCGCACTGGTCCAGCAACTGGCAACGACCGGCAAGGCCGATACGGACGCGATGGAAGCCAGCATTGCCAGTATTTTGAAAATAGATTCCGACAGCGTTACCGACGTATACGGCGGACTCGCGGGAGTCCGGCTGGGGCTGGAGCAGCTCAATCGGCAGATGACCGGATACAAAATCGCCAACCCGGAGCAGGCGCGTTATTCCGCGACTCTGGTTTACCTGGAGCAACAGCTTGCAAAACGCCAGGATCTGCTGAAAACGATCCGGACCGGGGTCGTCAAAGCCCAGGCGCAAAGTGAACATTTCGGGCCGATGCACGAAAACGTCCTGGCCAGTCTGGCCGATACCTACCACAGCACCATCAGCACCCTGCAGCCCAGGATCATGGTGAACGGCGAGCAGCACTATTTGACCCGGCCCGACGTGGTCAATAAAATCCGCTCCATTCTGCTGGCCGGCATCCGCTCGGTGATCCTGTGGAGACAATGCGGCGGCTCCCGCTGGAAATTTCTGTTCTACCGCAAAAAGATCCAGAACGAATTAAAAAGCCTGCTGGCACGGGTCGAGCCATCGCCATGA
- a CDS encoding ABC transporter ATP-binding protein: protein MTPLIEAEHLYRYYDGHCAVNDVNFTLNKGEVLGFLGPNGAGKTTTMQMLCGNLAPSSGLIRISGIDLLDQPRLAKRSLGYMPDTPPLYKDLTVQEFLGYCAELHGVANNRIRQRLAETQERCGLTEVSRRLIGQLSKGYQQRVGIAQAIVHNPELIVLDEPTVGLDPLQIREIRALIRELGQERGIILSTHILTEVQESCTHVQIIHQGRLILHETIGELNRHMGTASLEIATRTPPDHDALLKIPGVLSIERLDGHTIRVHHGAKTDPAKEIAEYLVTGGFGLEELKPVKKSMEDVFIALTQEPPEHAS, encoded by the coding sequence ATGACGCCTTTAATCGAAGCCGAACATCTTTACCGCTATTACGACGGCCACTGCGCCGTCAACGACGTCAATTTCACGCTGAACAAAGGCGAAGTGCTCGGCTTTCTCGGGCCCAACGGCGCCGGCAAGACCACCACGATGCAGATGCTGTGCGGAAATCTTGCTCCCAGTTCGGGATTGATCCGGATCAGCGGGATCGATCTTCTGGACCAGCCCAGGCTCGCCAAACGAAGCCTGGGCTATATGCCCGACACGCCACCGCTGTATAAGGACCTGACCGTGCAGGAGTTCCTGGGCTATTGCGCCGAACTCCACGGCGTGGCCAACAACCGGATTCGGCAACGCCTGGCCGAAACGCAGGAGCGCTGCGGCCTGACCGAGGTTTCGCGCCGCCTGATCGGCCAATTGTCGAAAGGCTACCAGCAAAGGGTGGGCATCGCCCAGGCCATTGTGCACAATCCCGAGCTCATCGTGCTGGACGAGCCGACGGTCGGCCTCGATCCCCTGCAGATCCGGGAAATTCGCGCCCTGATTCGGGAATTGGGACAGGAACGCGGCATCATCCTATCGACCCACATTCTCACGGAAGTGCAGGAATCGTGCACGCACGTGCAGATCATTCATCAGGGGCGCCTGATTCTGCACGAAACCATCGGCGAACTCAATCGCCACATGGGCACGGCCAGCCTCGAAATCGCCACCCGTACGCCGCCCGATCACGACGCTCTGCTGAAGATTCCGGGCGTGCTCTCGATCGAGCGGCTCGACGGCCATACGATCAGAGTCCATCACGGCGCGAAGACCGATCCGGCCAAAGAGATCGCCGAATACCTCGTCACCGGCGGCTTCGGGCTGGAAGAACTCAAGCCGGTAAAAAAATCGATGGAAGACGTTTTTATCGCCCTGACTCAAGAACCGCCTGAACACGCCTCATGA
- a CDS encoding heavy metal translocating P-type ATPase: MSREESSEEVRLSVLGMSCAGCVSAVEGALSSVPGVTSVSVNFADHSAQVKGHADPDQLVRAVKDAGYDAALVVGLEDPAEEEERELQRYRELMKKAAVAGGFGALLMIMEYAGGMPDIGSGAGQWFWPEVAVITLGILVYSGWHFYTGAVKALSLGQANMDTLIALGTGSAWLYSCIVIDYSGVLPSLAKHAYFEAAVVILAFINLGSGLETRARGKTSSAIRRLIGLQPRMARVIRDGFETDIPIEQVGLGETLRVRPGEKIPVDGVLLEGHSTVDESMLTGEPIPVEKSEGAEVVAGTMNQSGSFLFKATRIGRDTALAQIIQSVRQAQSSKPEIARLADKISGIFVPVVVVISILTFLVWYAFGPVPSLGYAFVTSMTVLVIACPCALGLATPISVMVGVGRAAQSGILIRKGEALQTAGKLTCLVLDKTGTVTEGKPTVATVEVADGHAEADVLRWAASIESGSEHPLAAAILSAAKEKRIPLEKVAKFKAVAGHGVTGQIGGQDVVFGNKALMEQHGIDISRYDGRLEQLSSLGQTPMLLAVKGRLAGIVAVSDPIKKDSAAAVERLQRLGIRLLMVTGDNETTARAVAEQAGIAEVRAQVLPKDKAAVVKELQRQGEIVGMVGDGINDAPALAQADVGMAIGTGTDVAIESADVVIIQGSLLKVPEVVGLSKATVANIRQNLFGAFFYNTVSIPVAAGLLYPVFGILLNPMIAGAAMALSSVTVVTNANRLRWLKFGGES, translated from the coding sequence ATGAGTAGAGAAGAGTCTTCCGAAGAAGTCCGCTTGTCCGTATTGGGAATGAGCTGTGCCGGCTGCGTCAGCGCGGTCGAAGGGGCTTTGAGTTCGGTGCCCGGCGTGACCTCGGTCAGCGTCAATTTTGCCGACCACTCCGCCCAGGTCAAAGGCCATGCCGATCCCGATCAATTGGTCCGGGCGGTCAAGGACGCCGGGTACGATGCGGCGCTGGTGGTGGGGCTCGAGGACCCGGCGGAGGAAGAAGAGAGAGAACTTCAGCGTTACCGGGAGCTGATGAAAAAGGCGGCGGTGGCCGGCGGCTTCGGCGCTTTGCTGATGATCATGGAATACGCAGGGGGGATGCCGGACATCGGTTCCGGTGCCGGACAATGGTTCTGGCCGGAAGTCGCCGTCATCACCCTGGGCATTCTGGTGTATTCGGGCTGGCATTTTTATACCGGCGCGGTGAAGGCACTCTCTCTGGGTCAGGCCAACATGGACACGCTGATCGCTTTGGGTACGGGATCGGCCTGGCTTTATTCCTGCATCGTCATCGATTATTCCGGCGTGCTGCCGTCTCTGGCCAAACATGCTTATTTCGAAGCGGCCGTGGTCATTCTGGCTTTTATCAACCTGGGCTCCGGCCTGGAAACGCGGGCCCGGGGCAAGACTTCCAGCGCCATTCGCCGTCTGATCGGTCTGCAGCCGCGCATGGCGCGGGTCATTCGCGACGGCTTCGAAACGGACATTCCGATTGAACAGGTCGGTTTGGGCGAGACCTTGAGAGTCAGGCCGGGAGAAAAGATCCCGGTGGACGGCGTCTTGCTGGAAGGCCATTCCACGGTGGACGAATCGATGCTGACCGGCGAACCGATCCCGGTGGAAAAAAGCGAAGGCGCCGAAGTGGTGGCCGGCACGATGAATCAAAGCGGCAGCTTTTTGTTCAAAGCCACCCGGATAGGGCGCGATACCGCTCTTGCGCAGATCATCCAGAGCGTACGTCAGGCACAGAGCAGCAAACCCGAAATTGCGCGCCTGGCCGACAAGATTTCGGGCATCTTCGTTCCGGTCGTGGTCGTGATTTCCATACTGACCTTTCTGGTCTGGTATGCCTTCGGGCCGGTCCCTTCGCTCGGTTATGCTTTCGTCACCTCGATGACCGTGCTGGTGATCGCCTGTCCGTGCGCATTGGGCCTTGCGACCCCGATTTCGGTCATGGTGGGTGTGGGCAGAGCGGCGCAGTCGGGCATTCTGATCCGCAAAGGCGAGGCTCTGCAGACGGCCGGCAAGCTGACCTGTCTGGTTCTCGACAAAACCGGAACGGTGACCGAAGGCAAGCCGACCGTGGCCACGGTCGAGGTGGCCGACGGTCATGCCGAAGCGGACGTGTTGCGCTGGGCGGCCAGTATCGAATCCGGTTCGGAGCATCCGTTGGCGGCGGCCATTCTGTCCGCCGCGAAGGAAAAACGGATCCCGCTCGAAAAGGTAGCGAAATTTAAAGCGGTCGCAGGCCACGGCGTGACCGGGCAGATCGGCGGCCAGGACGTCGTTTTCGGCAATAAAGCGTTGATGGAACAACATGGAATCGATATTTCCCGTTATGACGGCCGGCTTGAACAACTGTCTTCGTTGGGCCAGACGCCGATGCTGCTGGCGGTCAAGGGCCGATTGGCCGGTATCGTCGCGGTTTCCGATCCTATCAAGAAGGATTCCGCCGCGGCTGTGGAGCGGTTGCAGAGACTGGGCATCCGGCTGTTGATGGTGACCGGCGACAATGAAACGACGGCCAGGGCCGTCGCGGAGCAGGCAGGCATTGCCGAAGTCAGGGCGCAGGTTTTACCGAAGGACAAGGCGGCGGTGGTCAAGGAATTGCAGCGGCAAGGCGAAATCGTCGGCATGGTGGGCGACGGCATCAACGATGCGCCGGCCCTGGCGCAGGCGGACGTCGGCATGGCCATCGGCACCGGCACGGACGTCGCCATCGAAAGCGCCGACGTGGTCATTATCCAAGGGTCTTTGCTGAAGGTCCCCGAAGTGGTCGGGTTATCCAAAGCCACCGTCGCTAATATCCGGCAGAATCTGTTCGGCGCCTTTTTTTACAATACCGTCAGCATTCCGGTGGCGGCAGGTTTGCTCTATCCCGTGTTCGGCATCCTGTTGAATCCGATGATCGCCGGAGCGGCCATGGCTTTATCGTCGGTTACGGTGGTCACCAACGCCAATCGTTTACGCTGGCTGAAATTCGGCGGCGAATCGTGA